Part of the Bombina bombina isolate aBomBom1 chromosome 8, aBomBom1.pri, whole genome shotgun sequence genome is shown below.
AGCGGCAAACATTACTGAAGTGCATAAGAGACCTGCagccagtggcatcactagggttggtgtcacccggggcggtatctcatggtgtcaccccccccccaccccacacttaattttttttttttctaatgttactcCTAAATCGTAACTCCCATATAACACTGAATGTAATAGCAATAGTAGTGACATACACCTTCAAAtaatacatgaaaaaaaaataattagaaagataaatgttttttcaaaatgtaaactttactgaaataaattaaataacacaaaataaaacaggaacaaatacactcCCATGCCATGTGTAACTGTAACattaaactttactgaaataaattaaataacacaaaataaaacaggaacaaatacactcCCATGCCATGTGTAACTGTAACattaaactttactgaaataaattaaataacacaaaaataaaacaggaacaaatacactcccatttgtaacaataaacttttctgaaataaattaaataacataaataaaacaggaacaaatacacaAGTATTTAGTGAACAGCTCAACTAAATCAGAACTTTTCTTTCCTGGCCTTCAAAGCTGCGAAATTGTTAATCACTTCATGGAAATCAATGTCTTTCGCTAAATCACTTTCAATGGATAATATCGAAAGATCAGAAAGCCTTGACTGTCCCATTGTAGATCGCAGATAATTCTTAATAAGTTTAAGCTTTGAAAAGCTCCTCTCACATGAAGCCACAGACACACAGATTGTCAGAAATAATTTTAGGCTCAGTGACAGGGTTGGAAGAGATTCTATGAAGTCCCATTTAGCTATAAATGTCAAAACTTCTAATGTTGCCCAGTCTTTGACTTCTTCCAGATCAATCTGTGCTGCTTTCAGGTGCCTTCTCAGCCTTGGTATTTCAAGCAAAAGCTCACTCTCAGATACCTCATCATAGAAATTGGACAGTTTTGGAATGGACACCTTTAATTCTTCTTCAGTGGCAGATATGAGACTCTTAGCTTGAACTGCCTCAAACATGCCTGCTACTTCCATGATGGCTCTTGATCTGTTTTGGATTTCAGAATGAAAGCGATCAATGCACTCAAGcgtccccctcttattttcttctTGCAGACTGAGTCCAGCATCTCTTGCCTGCTCCCCTGGCATCCTCTTCTTGAACCTGGCTCTTCTCTCTACTGCAATTCCATATTCCTCAGATTTTAAAAGAGCCTGTTCAATTGCATGTTCCACTAGGCGAATACGTTCCTCCTACAGAAAAAGTCTTAGCGTCTCTAGCTTTGTCACCACTTTGTCGAGACTTAAGCCCTTAGTCTGCAGGTACTGCTGTGCATCATTaacttcctgaagtacatcagaccAGAAGTACAGGTAGCACAGAAAAGTGAAATCAGAGAGAGCATTCAAAAGAACTTGTGCTGCTCCTCTTGTCTCCAAATTTTCATCTGGATCACAAAGATCTCCAATCGCCTCTACAAacttatcaaatttttcttttactGGCTTAACTGCAGCATGATGAGCACTCCAGCGTGTTGTTGATAGCCTTTTCACTGACATTCCAGTATGGTCAATTAATACATCCCATCGATGGGTGGAagcagaaaagaaagaaaacattgtCTGAAGAGTTCCAAAAAATGTCACACATGATGCATTTTCAGCAAAAGAGTGCTGCCCGCACAAGTTAAGTGAATGGTCCACACATCCATTAAAAATAGCTTTTTTGTTCTTTTCCTTAAGAATTGACTGCACACCTCCATGTTTTCCAGCCATAGTGGCAGCATTATCATAGCCCTGAGCGCGGCACATCATTATGTCCAATCCATCACTTTCCATTTTTTTGAGAATTTCAGAACTGAGGTCAGCAGCTTTTTTCCCCTTTAAAGGGAAAAATCCTAGAAATACTTCTTTTACTTCAACTTTCCTATTGCTGATTTTTACATATCTGATCACTTTTGACATCTGGTCAGTATGGGATATGTCAGGTGTGCTGTCAAACATGATCCCAAAGTACTTTGCAGACTTTATCTCCATGACAAGCTTCTCCTTCACATGATTTGCCAGGACCCTTATAAACTCATTCTGAGTTTTTGGTGCAAGATATGAAACCGATACTTTAAGTTTACATGTGCTCCGCTTTAATCTAATTAGGTGCTCTTTCAGTACTGAATCATATTTTGAAAGCATCTCAACCATCTCAAGAAAGTTCCCTTTATTGAATGAAGATTCATCTTCCTTGTGGCCACGGAATGCCAGATTCTGTTTGGCAAGAAACAATGTGATGTCAAGCAATCTGTGCAAGATGTCCCTCCACTTTTTCTTCTCAATTTCCATCAAGGCAATATTTTCGGCATCAATGGTTTTGTGCATTTTCAGTCCTGCTGCCAAAGTTTTCCAATTTTCAAGGCAACGTAGGTGATCTTCAGATGTCTCGTGGTTATGTACTTTCGGGTTCAGTTTCCACCACTTCTGAAACCCAGTCACAAATTTGGATATGGTATCTGTAGCACTAATGGCAAACAGTCGGCAGCAAAAACAGTATAAATTCTCACTGACAGGTGAGTAAACCATCCAAGATCGCAGAATTTTCTCGCCATTAGGTATCATCTTGTAAAACCACTCTTTTGAAAGTTGGCGCACAGCTCCCTTTATTTCAGCTTTTGCATCTGGCCTTTTCACAACACTGAAAGGACCATCTTTATTCTGAAAAGAAGCACTTCCCTTTTTGATGATTTCAACCCGAAAATGGTCTGGAACTGGTATCTCCCAGAAAGAAACATCACTTAAAATTTGCAAATCTTTCTCCTTAATGGCAATCATCTCTTTTACAGTATCATGGCTATGGCTAGAGTCACTTTCAGCACTCTCTTCTGCTTCAGATTCTGCCATTTCTGCTCCTTGCTCTTCTGCTTCAGATTCTGCCATTTCTGCTCCTTGCTCTTCTACTTCAGATTCTGCCATTTCCACTTCTTGCTCTTCTGCAGAATGCATGCTAGCAATGGCATCCGAAGAATCAGCTATATCAATCGGAGACTCACAAGCAGTGTCTTTAGATGAACCCTGGCCATCATCTGGTCTTTTAACATACTGAAGCATGGATCCAGCAAGTGTTTTGATTGATTTAGTTCTTGCCTCTTTTGCTTTTCTTTGCTGGCATCCACTTGGCCTCTTTGATTTATGCACTCCATGTGGCATGATAGAATATTCCTGCAataataatgaaatatatcctATTAAAGCAAACAAAATGGCTTTTTCATTGATGTTCTACAATCTTTTTAAATGTCAACTGCTTTGTGCACCAAGCCCAAGGTGAATCAAGGTGGGCTCTCAAGGCTTCAGGATAGTCTTGAGAAGTCCAAATCACTCATGACCTATTATTTTTTGGTATCTATccttcctttgttgaaagagcaacaaagcactactgggagctggagtgatatgtgcagccaccaatcatcagctagctcccaatagtgcattgctgctattaagcctatctaggtatactagcGAGTAGCAATTCAATAGAAAATatgaagacaacaaagcaaatgacataatagaagcACATggcaaagttttttaaatttatatacttTATCTgaaccttaaaagaaaaaaaaatgggtttcatacttTCATATCTCTGTCAGGGTTTGGATGTAGGGACATGGTATATATGTTTTCCTAGGAATTCACCAAAACGTCTAAACAAATGCAATAGTGATATCATGTTTACACCTATATAGACCACTG
Proteins encoded:
- the LOC128639035 gene encoding zinc finger MYM-type protein 1-like codes for the protein MPHGVHKSKRPSGCQQRKAKEARTKSIKTLAGSMLQYVKRPDDGQGSSKDTACESPIDIADSSDAIASMHSAEEQEVEMAESEVEEQGAEMAESEAEEQGAEMAESEAEESAESDSSHSHDTVKEMIAIKEKDLQILSDVSFWEIPVPDHFRVEIIKKGSASFQNKDGPFSVVKRPDAKAEIKGAVRQLSKEWFYKMIPNGEKILRSWMVYSPVSENLYCFCCRLFAISATDTISKFVTGFQKWWKLNPKVHNHETSEDHLRCLENWKTLAAGLKMHKTIDAENIALMEIEKKKWRDILHRLLDITLFLAKQNLAFRGHKEDESSFNKGNFLEMVEMLSKYDSVLKEHLIRLKRSTCKLKVSVSYLAPKTQNEFIRVLANHVKEKLVMEIKSAKYFGIMFDSTPDISHTDQMSKVIRYVKISNRKVEVKEVFLGFFPLKGKKAADLSSEILKKMESDGLDIMMCRAQGYDNAATMAGKHGGVQSILKEKNKKAIFNGCVDHSLNLCGQHSFAENASCVTFFGTLQTMFSFFSASTHRWDVLIDHTGMSVKRLSTTRWSAHHAAVKPVKEKFDKFVEAIGDLCDPDENLETRGAAQVLLNALSDFTFLCYLYFWSDVLQEVNDAQQYLQTKGLSLDKVVTKLETLRLFL